The following proteins are encoded in a genomic region of Streptomyces lunaelactis:
- a CDS encoding protein-arginine deiminase domain-containing protein gives MGTSHARHAALAITVIGAVLAPASPAFAAEPPTIDLRADVNRDGRVDVTGATDTEGEDSWSPGRGAVFLPNIDDDTKRCAVKGPGGKPLPDAKLAACNDATDAKVNGADDLADLARVRSVPMAKLPADATGALRVVTGGKNTRVFFKRSTGWALVTAKTRLSAAELRSGVELGVESTDVIRDSAVWDGRAVIRLTVTSGGKSNSDDVTLRVAPLLTHHHLQNAQQLLVTRLPGKDDYARRQQAFVKGLAAGVKAAGISKPLVTFDKYQDVWAQDFVEPGYVSMAGPGGRQQVMRVMLRSAQADREAGRELFEKLRGNGVGVVQVSGVRDSEEWTLNSMGNLETIPPYSQGGRSFPAGRIIMGERKDNGSKPAQAMRTLLKSQGFQDPLLLDTSWLHVGHVDEFVQFLPADTPRGWKIAIADPDAGLRLLREAKAAGHGGTRMFSVPGSKDMPAPKETISQALASKWLVADNTMAAKRIKANLEVLRRKTGVTDSEVVRVPALYTRGTEDSERGDSMPRLSRMGAGEAPDAVRQYGQQKELARHRDRDGLAAPETVMTSAYVPGAVNGIVLGRDRYLAPRQWGPVIGGKDIFTAAVNAAYTGAGMKVSYLDDWYTYHLGQGEVHCGTNTLRDASAPWWKP, from the coding sequence TTGGGTACGAGCCATGCGAGACACGCGGCACTGGCCATCACCGTGATCGGGGCCGTACTGGCGCCCGCGTCACCGGCGTTCGCCGCCGAGCCGCCCACGATCGACCTCCGGGCGGATGTGAACCGGGACGGGCGCGTCGATGTCACCGGTGCGACGGACACCGAGGGGGAGGACAGTTGGTCCCCCGGGAGAGGAGCTGTCTTCCTGCCCAACATCGACGACGACACCAAACGGTGCGCGGTCAAGGGCCCGGGCGGCAAGCCCCTGCCGGATGCCAAACTCGCCGCCTGCAATGACGCCACCGACGCCAAGGTGAACGGCGCCGACGACCTGGCCGACCTGGCCCGGGTGCGTTCCGTGCCGATGGCGAAGCTGCCCGCGGACGCGACGGGTGCGCTGAGGGTCGTGACCGGCGGCAAGAACACCCGGGTTTTCTTCAAGCGCTCCACCGGCTGGGCCCTGGTCACGGCCAAGACCCGGCTGTCCGCCGCCGAGCTCCGCTCCGGTGTGGAGCTCGGAGTCGAGAGCACCGACGTCATACGCGACAGCGCGGTCTGGGACGGCCGCGCCGTGATCCGCCTGACCGTGACATCCGGCGGGAAGAGCAATTCGGACGATGTCACCCTGCGCGTCGCCCCGCTCCTGACCCACCACCACCTGCAGAACGCGCAGCAGTTGCTGGTCACCAGGCTGCCGGGGAAGGACGACTACGCGCGTCGGCAGCAGGCGTTCGTCAAGGGCCTTGCGGCAGGGGTCAAGGCGGCCGGGATCAGCAAGCCGCTGGTCACCTTCGACAAGTACCAGGACGTCTGGGCACAGGACTTCGTCGAACCTGGCTATGTGAGCATGGCCGGTCCCGGTGGGCGGCAGCAGGTGATGCGCGTGATGCTGCGGTCGGCGCAGGCCGACCGTGAGGCCGGCCGGGAGCTGTTCGAGAAGCTGCGCGGCAACGGCGTGGGAGTGGTGCAGGTCTCCGGGGTCCGTGACTCGGAGGAGTGGACGCTCAACTCGATGGGGAACCTGGAGACCATCCCTCCGTACAGCCAGGGCGGCCGGTCCTTCCCGGCCGGGCGCATCATCATGGGCGAGCGCAAGGACAACGGCTCGAAGCCCGCGCAGGCCATGCGTACGCTGCTCAAGTCCCAGGGCTTCCAGGATCCGCTGCTGCTGGACACCTCATGGCTGCACGTGGGCCACGTTGACGAATTCGTCCAGTTCCTCCCTGCTGACACCCCTCGTGGCTGGAAGATCGCGATCGCCGACCCGGACGCGGGACTGCGGTTGCTGCGCGAGGCGAAAGCGGCCGGCCACGGCGGCACACGGATGTTCTCGGTGCCGGGCAGCAAGGACATGCCCGCCCCGAAGGAGACCATCAGCCAGGCGCTCGCCTCGAAGTGGCTGGTGGCCGACAACACCATGGCCGCCAAGCGGATCAAGGCGAATCTTGAGGTGCTCAGGCGCAAGACGGGCGTGACCGACTCCGAGGTCGTGCGGGTGCCCGCCCTGTACACGCGGGGTACGGAGGACTCCGAGCGGGGTGACAGCATGCCGCGGCTGTCGCGGATGGGCGCGGGAGAGGCACCGGACGCCGTCCGGCAGTACGGACAGCAGAAGGAGCTCGCGAGGCACCGCGACCGCGACGGCTTGGCGGCCCCGGAAACCGTCATGACCAGCGCTTACGTCCCGGGAGCTGTCAACGGGATCGTGCTCGGCAGAGACCGCTACCTGGCCCCTCGGCAGTGGGGACCGGTCATCGGCGGCAAGGACATCTTCACCGCCGCCGTGAACGCCGCGTACACGGGCGCGGGCATGAAGGTGTCGTACCTCGACGACTGGTACACATACCACCTCGGCCAGGGCGAGGTGCACTGCGGCACGAACACGCTGCGCGATGCCTCGGCCCCCTGGTGGAAGCCGTAG
- a CDS encoding PP2C family protein-serine/threonine phosphatase → MPYIAVTALSHVGLIREHNEDSLVVGPWTLCGTVTENPQTLLFPLGTPLVVAVADGLGGQPGGEVASALVARQLASLGPSLDGEEAVRDALDVCNQAVYSAARGRPELVTMGTTIAGTLVLADSLLTFNVGDSKVFDAAQDGLRQVSVDDSPPLAPGQRTTSAVTQTLGGSSVFMGVTAHVTVSALSTGDRYLVCTDGLTDPVPDDALDGLLRVYDDGRAAFELWKAAIEAGGPDNITLAMVRIGE, encoded by the coding sequence GTGCCGTACATAGCTGTGACCGCCTTGAGCCACGTCGGGCTGATCCGCGAGCACAACGAGGACAGCCTCGTCGTAGGGCCGTGGACGCTGTGCGGCACGGTGACCGAGAACCCCCAGACGCTGCTGTTCCCCCTTGGCACACCGCTCGTCGTCGCGGTCGCCGACGGGCTCGGCGGGCAGCCGGGCGGTGAGGTGGCCAGTGCTCTGGTCGCCCGGCAGCTCGCTTCCCTCGGCCCTTCGCTGGACGGCGAGGAAGCCGTCCGGGACGCCCTGGACGTCTGCAACCAGGCGGTGTACTCGGCCGCTCGCGGCCGTCCTGAACTGGTCACCATGGGGACCACCATCGCGGGCACCCTCGTCCTGGCGGATTCGCTGCTGACGTTCAATGTCGGCGACAGCAAGGTGTTCGACGCGGCCCAGGACGGACTTCGCCAGGTGAGCGTGGACGACAGCCCACCGCTGGCTCCCGGACAGCGCACCACGTCGGCCGTCACGCAGACGCTCGGCGGCAGCTCCGTTTTCATGGGCGTCACGGCCCATGTCACGGTCTCCGCGCTGTCCACGGGCGATCGCTACCTGGTGTGCACCGACGGGCTCACGGACCCGGTGCCGGACGATGCGCTCGACGGCCTGCTGCGGGTGTACGACGACGGCCGGGCCGCCTTCGAGTTGTGGAAGGCGGCCATCGAGGCGGGTGGCCCCGACAACATCACGCTCGCGATGGTGCGCATCGGCGAGTAG
- a CDS encoding aminotransferase class V-fold PLP-dependent enzyme, which translates to MDIDALRRDTPGCANRVHLNSAGAGLLSRRTLRAMTSHLELEAAIGGYEAADQEKERVDATYTHIAELVGGRADEVALFGNSTHAWNAAFYSLAPAFRPGDRILTGRAEYGSNVLAYLQIAERTGAEVVVVPNDASGQLDTTALAALIDERTRLVGVSHIPTSGGLVNPAAEIGRIARAAGVPFLLDATQSVGQFPVDVREIGCDMLSATGRKFLRGPRGTGFLWVRGEALEHLDPHVIDIEAATWDGGRGFTWQPGARRFATWEMSYSNVLGLSAAVRQALDLGMEEIGKRAVTLGGRLRDRLEALPGVTTYDLGREKCAIVTAKVDGVATEDVAATLALHHINVTTTTPAHTQFDTEERGVHPLVRLSPHYYNTEAEIDRAVEVIADVARGAGERR; encoded by the coding sequence ATGGACATCGACGCGCTCCGCCGTGACACCCCGGGCTGCGCCAACCGCGTGCATCTCAACAGTGCGGGGGCCGGCCTGCTGTCCCGGCGGACACTGCGGGCGATGACCTCCCACCTGGAGCTCGAGGCCGCCATCGGCGGCTACGAGGCGGCCGACCAGGAAAAGGAGCGCGTCGACGCGACGTACACGCATATCGCCGAGCTCGTGGGCGGCCGGGCCGATGAGGTGGCGCTCTTCGGCAACTCCACGCACGCCTGGAATGCCGCGTTCTACTCGCTGGCCCCGGCCTTCCGGCCCGGCGACCGCATCCTGACCGGCCGGGCCGAGTACGGCAGCAACGTCCTGGCCTACCTCCAGATCGCCGAGCGCACCGGCGCCGAGGTTGTCGTGGTCCCCAATGACGCGTCGGGACAACTGGACACGACCGCCCTTGCCGCGCTCATCGACGAGCGCACCAGGCTGGTCGGGGTCAGCCACATCCCCACCAGCGGCGGTCTGGTCAACCCGGCCGCCGAGATCGGCCGGATCGCCCGGGCCGCCGGGGTGCCCTTCCTGCTGGACGCCACCCAGTCGGTCGGTCAGTTCCCCGTCGACGTACGCGAGATCGGCTGCGACATGCTCAGCGCCACCGGCCGCAAGTTCCTGCGCGGGCCGCGCGGAACAGGGTTCCTGTGGGTGCGCGGCGAAGCGCTGGAACACCTCGACCCGCACGTCATTGACATCGAGGCGGCCACCTGGGACGGCGGGCGCGGCTTCACCTGGCAGCCGGGGGCGCGGCGCTTCGCCACGTGGGAGATGAGCTACTCGAATGTCCTGGGGCTGAGCGCGGCCGTACGACAGGCGCTCGATCTGGGGATGGAGGAGATCGGCAAGCGGGCCGTCACACTCGGCGGCCGGCTGCGGGACCGGCTCGAGGCCCTGCCCGGTGTCACCACGTACGACCTGGGCCGCGAGAAGTGCGCGATCGTGACCGCGAAGGTCGACGGCGTCGCGACCGAGGACGTCGCCGCCACCCTGGCGCTGCACCACATCAACGTCACGACGACCACGCCGGCGCACACGCAGTTCGACACCGAGGAGCGTGGGGTGCATCCGTTGGTGAGGCTCTCGCCGCACTACTACAACACCGAGGCGGAGATCGACCGTGCCGTCGAAGTGATCGCCGACGTGGCGCGGGGCGCGGGCGAGCGGCGGTGA